The following are encoded together in the bacterium genome:
- a CDS encoding GyrI-like domain-containing protein, whose amino-acid sequence MMKLDLKKELKQLYCPSAKQPSFVTVSKQTIISVIGQGNPNTSVEFKNATEALYSMVYKIKFACKKLNKDFAVMPLEGLWWMDDMRDFSIKNKDLWKWKIFIVQPNFVTKKMFDTAFEEVKSKKELPALSKLHLETLDESLCAQILYIGAYKDEGPTIANLHTFIKENGYAFDGLVQKHHEIYLSDMRKTAPKKLRTILRQPIV is encoded by the coding sequence ATTATGAAACTTGATCTCAAGAAAGAACTAAAACAACTTTATTGTCCTTCGGCCAAGCAACCTTCGTTTGTTACCGTATCCAAACAAACGATCATTTCTGTGATCGGTCAAGGGAATCCAAACACGTCTGTAGAATTTAAAAATGCAACAGAAGCACTTTACTCGATGGTATATAAAATCAAATTTGCATGTAAGAAATTAAATAAAGATTTCGCGGTTATGCCACTAGAGGGGTTGTGGTGGATGGATGATATGAGGGATTTTTCCATAAAAAACAAAGATTTATGGAAATGGAAAATATTTATTGTTCAACCAAATTTTGTAACTAAAAAAATGTTTGATACGGCTTTTGAGGAAGTAAAATCTAAAAAGGAATTACCCGCTTTAAGCAAACTCCATCTTGAGACACTAGATGAGAGTCTTTGTGCACAAATTTTGTATATTGGTGCATACAAAGACGAAGGACCAACTATCGCCAACCTTCATACTTTCATAAAAGAAAATGGGTATGCCTTTGACGGATTAGTTCAAAAACATCACGAAATTTATTTGAGTGATATGAGGAAAACTGCACCAAAGAAATTGCGAACAATTCTCAGGCAACCTATTGTTTAA